The region CAGCGGCTGCGGGAGCAGATCGAGGAGCTCAACAGCTCCATCAAGTAAGGAGGAGATGGTGGAAGGGAGCCCCTGCGTGCGTCGGGGCCACCGGGCAGGCAGCAGGTTTTCTGAAGCTCCGAGGACATGCATTTGACTCTGCTAGCCCTCAAACCCTGTTTAGGGGGGAGGGACGATGCTCAGGAAGCAGCACTGTATGGAACTGCAGCATGTGGACATGCTGCATAGCCATGCTGGGAGGGGGCCATGGCCTGCCCACCCTGACTGAGGCcccatggggcagccccatgGCTCCCAGCCTCCCGAACACAGACCCATGGCACTGCTTGTGACCCACAGCCTgtgccaggagcagctgccAGCCACGGGGGTGCCCATCACGCGCCAGCGCTTCGACCAGATGCGCAGCATGTTCGACGAGTACGTCCGCTCTTCCACGCTGCAGAACTGGAAGTTCTGGATTGTATCCTTTGGGGCCAGTGCCTGCTGCTCACTCTGACCCCTCCACCAAGCACCAGGTTCTCTGGTTCAGCCGCTGCTCCTGGGCCTGTGCGGTCCCTCTGGCTCGAGAGGCTCTGGGGACCATGGGGAGACCATGGGGGACCATGGGGAGACGTTTCCCAGCCATGGTGGGAATGTGCTGAGGTGCTGTGGTCGGGAGGAAGCTTCTGTGACAAGGGAGCAAATGGAGTAGGAGCAAATGGTTTGTCCTTGGGAAGAAGGGAAATCACCAGCAGAGTTGAGCTCATCCAGGGAAGAACTCCCAGTGACACAGGAACTGGCTTTGAGAGGCAGCAGCCATCAGCTAGGGATTAGGAAAGGTCCAGACACAAAGCTGGGGACATAATGGCTTGGCCTTGGTGGCCATGGGGCACAGCAACCTGGAAACCCAGCTGTGCCCATGCCTGGGACACAAGTCTGGGCTCCATGTGGTGGAGAGGATGGAGGGGACCAAGGGCCAGGGAACGGGGTGTCACAGGGCTGGACCTGCTGCTCCGTGAGTGGGGTTCAGGCACGCTGGGGCCAGTGAGCCTGCAGAGACTCTGTGGTCTACAAAGTCCCCACTGTCACAGGGACGGGCAGGCCCCGCAGCCCACAGCACGGGCAGCGCAGGTGAGGCAGAGGTGGCTCCCGCCGCAGTTCGGGAGCACTGTGGAGCTCCTTCCGCAGGACGCTGCGGATGCTAAATATCACACGGGCTCCAGGATGAGCTCCTGGCAGAGGTATCTGCTGTGGATTACTACACACACAAAGTCACTGGTCCCCAGCAGTGGTCCCTGGAGGCTGGGAGCACCATGGGAGCACACGGGTGTCACACCCTGCTCCTGGGCACTTCCGAGCACACTGTGCTAGCTGGCTCCTTGATCTGCTCTGGAAGAGTTGTCTCGTGTCTAAACAACCATTTCTGGCAGCCCCAGCCGGGACAGGGTTTACACAGCCCTCCCACAGCATGCCCCGGGTGACACCCGTGTCTGTCACCCAGCAGTATGAGCTGAAGAACCAGCAGATCTGCTCCACGGTCCTGCTGCCCACAGCTACTGGGTGGGTGACCATGGCCTTGGCAAGTTTGGTCCTTAAGTCTGCTGCTGCCATCAGTTCAGCGTCATCATCCGGCCCCTCTTTGAGTCCTTCAATGGCATGGTCTCCACAGCCAGCATGGACAGCCTCACCCAGACGTCCCTCGCCtggctggaccagcactgctcCCTCCCTGCGCTTCGGCCAAGTAGGTGGCCCTGCTCCTGTCCAGGCACCCCCAAGAAGCCGGGCTGGCCTGTTGGCACGGACTGGTGgcaaagcagagaggaaaaggaaaggggtgtcctgggggtggTGGGAAGCACCGGTGGGACATCCCGGGGCCGTGTGCCCGGGGCTGCTCCGTGCTCCTGTCACAGCCCCGCTCCAGCGGAGCCGCTGCTGCCCAGAGCCGAGAGCCCGTGTCCCGGCCGGGCAGGGCGCAGCCCCCCAAAGCCCCGCGGGGTGGGTTTCCCTTCACCCCCAGCCGGGGGCTGTGCAGGGACCTGTCGTGCTGCTCTCAGGCCATGGCGGGACGGGAACGGTCGGCTCCCCGGGGAGGGGTGAACACGGGCCCGTTCCAGCCCCTAGCGCACGAGGGCGGCTGACACATCCCCCGTCCCCGCAGCCGTCCTGAGCTCCCTGCGGCAGCTGAGCATCTCCACCTCCATCCTGAGCGACCCGGCCAGCGTCCCCGAGCAGGCGAcccgggcggcgggggcgcTGGGCCGCGGCGGCGCCTCCTCGTAGCGGCCCCGCGGGCTCCCTGTCGCCGCCACGGCCCCGGAGCCGGACAAACACCCAACGCCAGCGCGGAGCCGCCACGGCCGGAGCCCGGGACAGCGCTAGCTGGGGCAGCTCGGGGCCGCGGGGCTGCTCCCGCCACCGGCTCGGAGAGTCCCGGCCCGcggctgctgcccctgccccgcGTCCCCGGGCCGGCTGGGCCCCGGAGAGACCGCGCAGCgtggggggagggagggcagcgctgccccggCCCGGGCAGCTGGCAGTGCGGCTCTGCCGCGCCGCCTGGTAAAGGCCTCGCTCTGCCCACACGCCTTTGCGTGGTTCTTCCGGCGCCGGGCGGGACGGGAGCGGGGGCGGGAGGAGGGGCGGGAGCGGGGGCGGGAGGAGGGGCGGGAGCGGGGGCGGGAGCGGGGGCGGGAGGAGGGGCGGGAGGAGGGGCGGGAGCGGGGGCGGGAGGAGGGGCGGGAGGAGGGGCGGGAGCGGGGGCGGGAGGAGGGGCGGGAGGAGGGGCGGGAGCGGGGGCTggacggggcggggcgggcggagcGGCACCACCCCCCGCCGCCAGGGACCGCCCTACGCGAGCTCGCGGCGGGAGTGGCGCGGACCCGCGTGTGCCCGGAGGCCCCGCCCACCGGCAAGGCGCACGCGCACTGGGCCCCGCGcgggttggggggggggaggggcggagCCGCTgaggtggcggcggcggcgggaagATGGAGGCGGCGGCGCTGGGCGGGTCGGTGCTGCCGGGCGCCCTCGCCCTCCTCCTCGTCCTGCTGCTGGTGGCGGTCGCGCTGCGCCGCGCTGGCTCGCGGAGGCCGCCCGCCGCTCCGCCGGACGGTGAGTACCGGGGGTCCGGGGctggccgggccgggcggcggctGGGCTGACCCGCCCGCCCGCTCCTCGCAGGCCCCGGGACCAacggccgcgccgccgccagACCCGAGGAGCCCAGGAAGGCGAAGCCGCCGGCGCGGGCCCGGAGGGACAAGCCGCGGCAGCACAGCTTCACCCACCGGCTGCTGGTCGCCGCCCTCAAGGTACCGTGCGAGCCCCGGTACCGGCGCCTggcgccgcccgcccccgcgcTGTGACCGCGCTCTCCCCGCAGGGCCACAGCGGCTCCGTGTGCTGCCTGGACTTCAGCAGCAACGGCAAGTACCTGGCGTCGTGCGCCGAGGACCGCACGGTGCGGCTGTGGAGCACCCGGGAGCTGGCGGCGCGGGAGCACCGCTGCCTGCGGGCCAACGTGCGGCTGGACCACGCCGAGCGCGTCCGGCTCAGCCCCGACTCACGGTAGGGCCGGACCCCCTCAGCTCCGCACCGTCCTCGTCCCCGCCCGGGGCCACTCGGGGTGTGTGGGCACCGGGATGTCCCGCGGGCTGGGCTGCACAGAGGCCACGTCCCTCCCGGGGCCGTGACAGCACCACAGTCAGGAGAGCAAGGGGCTCTTCACTGTGGTGCTCAGGGCAAGTACCTGACTTGCCCCCCGGAAGGCGCTGGGTAAGGTCTttggcagcaggggctgggctgctgAGCCTCTCGGGGGCTTGGGAAGGTTGTTGAaaagcacagctcagcactttGTGCAGTGGCCTCTTTTAGAGAGGGGAAGGGGTCTGCTTTCCAGATGTGGAGTAATAAATACTGTTCTTTTCCAGTCAGTGTTGCAGCGGAGCTAACACAGGGAGAGAACTTGATGCCCTCATAAAGTGTGCAGCTTTTTATCTCCCAGTTTCTCTTTCCCAAGGTGCCACTGAATGACCTGTCACTTTACCTGTTGTCACTGGGCTGAGCTGAGGTAGCCTGTTCCTCAGTGATTCAGGGTGTTTGTCCTTCCACTCAGGGCTTTTATTGTTTGGCTGGCAAATGGCGAAACTATTCGTGTCTATAAAATGACCAAGAAGGATGATGGCAGCTTCACCTTCACTGCAACTTCTGGGGACTTCCCAAAGAAGCACAAGGCTCCTGTTATTAACATAGGGATTGCAGAGACAGGTACGGAAATGACAGAGCTTCTAACTCATTGAGATTCTTGAGATTGGGTTTGATTTCCTTGTAAAGTCAGAGCTGCCGGTTTGAAAGCATTGAGGTTTTTGGCATTTCTGCACCATTATTTGATTCTCTGTAGTCTTCTAGTTGTTACTTTTTAGCCTTTGTTTACTCCTGGGTAAATGGAAAGATGTAATTTTCAGACAGAATTGTAGGGACGGCAGCCGGTGGGTGAAGCTGTATTCCTGTAAGGACAGAATTAGCTCCTCCGTATGCACAGTCTCTTAATTTACATGTTCATGGGTGCTGTTGCAAAGAGGTCTGGTCTCAGTAATGAGAGGATCACTGTTCTCTAGCCCACCAGTCTCTGTTTAACCAGTCAAAAATCTCTCTGGTGAGTTCATATGGTCTCTCTTGGACTTCCAGGATTTTCTAGAACAGAGGCTGGAGGGCGAGGTACCTGTTAATGGTGAGGGCTTGAGGGATTAATGCTTCAAGTATGAGCCAGCAGACAGTTCGAGGCAGGTGGATGTGAGTTCACCTCTGTAATAGGAGGGCAGAGAAAATGTTATCTGAGACCTTTGTTCAGCTGTTAAAGTGAAAACTTAAACTTGTAACAAGTACCTGAGAGTAAATGGGGTAACTCCCTGTTCGAgatggaaaaggggaaaaacattgCACGTGGAAACAAGCAGGAGTCCAAAATGCCGGCACAACCAGTAATCCTGGGTAACAGCAGCATGAGTTGTAGCCAGCTGCCTGCCCCAGTCTGTGACTCGGAAGCTACAGAGTTGTGTTTGAAGTGCCTGGGGAGGATTGAGTCTGCTGCCTTGCTCCTGTGGTACCAGCTCAGTGCTGAGCCCTTTGGGGGGGATCAGGGGTGCTGGGGTGAGACACGGATGGTCTATGTGTGCCCATCGCCCGCTGGTGGCtgtgggggacacgggggccCTGAGATACAACGGGCAACGTGTGCTCGCAGCCCAAAGGCCAGTGGttccctgggctgcatccccagccccgtgtgcagcaggtcagggaggggattgtcccctctgccccgctctgtgagaccccctgcagtgctggtccagctctgggtcctcagcacagacacacatggacctgctggagaggggccagaggagccacaggaatgacctgaggctggaacagctctgctgggaggacaggctgagagagctgggctgttcagctggagaagctcAGGGGACactttattgtggcctttctggacttaaaagggccCCATGAGAAACAcatttgagcagggcctgttgtgataggacaagggctgatggtttcaaactaaaggagggagattcaggctggacatgaggaaggaattgttgccctgagggtggtgagagcctggcccaggttggccagagaggtggtggatgaaccatccctgagacatcccaggccaggctggacggggctctgagcaacctgagctggtgaagatgtccctgctcatggcaggggggcactgggtgaCCTTTGACAgtaccttccaacccaaactattctatgattttatgataaCCAGGAGCTGATTCTTCTGACGTGGCTTTTTGCTCTGTGCCAGCAGGCTGGCACTCTTTGAGTTTTGGTGgtgcttttggttttcttgactgtgcagctgcaggggGGGTTGCCCTGTGTAGAGAGCCCCTCAGGCCTTTGATGAGTTTGTGGCAGCACTGGGCCTGGGACCTCTCCTGATCTTTGCCTTTTCCCCTGCAGGCAAGTTCATCATGACAGCTTCCAGTGACACAACCATCCTGATCTGGAGCCCGAAGGGTGACGTCCTGGCCAGCATTAACACCAACCAGATGAACAACGCCTACGCTGCGGTGTCACCTTGCGGGAGGTGAGGGCTGTGAGGGGTTCCCGGCTGTTCCGGCTGTGCTTAGGGGAACCCCAGGAGTGAGCAGGAGTGTTGCTCCTTCCCAGGGGACCTCATCCTGGTTGCACTTGGACTCGACATGCTTaggggtcttttccaacctaaacaattctacGATTCTATCAGTTCAGACCCTCAGCAGTTAGCTGTTATTGTAATGCCATTTTCTGAGGGTTCCACAATTTAAAAAGCGACTGTGGCCCCTCCAGGAGCGCTGACTCTCGTCTGCGCCATCTCAGACGTGCGGTGATTTGCGGTTGTCCCTCGGCACTGCTGTTCCTGGGAACCATCTCCTGGAGAGCTGGGAACAGCATTGGCCTCAGATGATGGAGGTGGGCCCATGAAACGCCACCTCTGGCTTGTCTGTAACCTTCTCAGAGTTCATTACAGAATTAAAATCTTTCTTACCAAGAGTTTGCTTATCAGGAAAATCGTGTTCTCTGCTCTGTCTGTCGCTTGTTGTTGCAGGAAGACTTGCCACGCTCAAGGTTCAGGCAGTTTGGGGATTAAAAACCCttggcttttttatttcagatgtggAGTTTCTCATGCCCAGACTGAaggtgctgctctgctccccggGGTCGTCTTTACCGTTCCTCTTACCAACTTGCTttcagggaaaagggaaaactatttttttcagctgagtgAAGCGAAGATGGGAATGTGGGAGTCTGGATGGCTTTTCCCCGCAGAGCCCTGTGGCGTGCACCCCTCCGTGCAGGGGTGCTGCCTCGGCCCCTGCCCCGCTCTGcggggctgccccacagcccgCGCTCTCTGACAGATTCCCTCTGTCTCCACTTGTTCTCTTACCCAGGTTTGTGGCATCCTGTGGCTTCACCCCCGATGTGAAGGTGTGGGAGGTGTGTTTTGCCAAGAATGGGGATTTCCGGGAGGTGACCAGGGCTTTTGAGTTGAAAGGCCACACTGCTGGcgtcctttccttctccttctccaatGACTCCAGGAGGTACGTGTGTCCCATCTGCTGCCCAACGCAGCGGCTCTGGCTCAGCCTCTCACCCCTCCCTGTTCCAGGGGCTGCTCCCTGCGTGCTCTCCTGGGAGACCAGG is a window of Columba livia isolate bColLiv1 breed racing homer chromosome 20, bColLiv1.pat.W.v2, whole genome shotgun sequence DNA encoding:
- the TBL2 gene encoding transducin beta-like protein 2 isoform X1 — its product is MEAAALGGSVLPGALALLLVLLLVAVALRRAGSRRPPAAPPDGPGTNGRAAARPEEPRKAKPPARARRDKPRQHSFTHRLLVAALKGHSGSVCCLDFSSNGKYLASCAEDRTVRLWSTRELAAREHRCLRANVRLDHAERVRLSPDSRAFIVWLANGETIRVYKMTKKDDGSFTFTATSGDFPKKHKAPVINIGIAETGKFIMTASSDTTILIWSPKGDVLASINTNQMNNAYAAVSPCGRFVASCGFTPDVKVWEVCFAKNGDFREVTRAFELKGHTAGVLSFSFSNDSRRMATVSKDGTWKFWDTDVEYKKQQDPYLLLTGKCEVTEPCRIALSPDARVVAVSSGTDIVVYNTRRGEEEERFLAVHGQPVADLAFDTTSRYLVSCGDRAICVFHNTAGHRAVVEELESMLKKTASKATCERLEQQVAAARKALAAIYGKKH